From the genome of Diabrotica virgifera virgifera chromosome 8, PGI_DIABVI_V3a:
tgccaaacggtaaaccaaaagttattcacataaatcgtcttgcaccatatgctggctcaaatgaaacagaagaagcccgagtcctccaacaggagatgaaagacgccgcacagccaagttttaatcaatttatgtcaaattacgcagcgagaaagagtgctagattcggcgtgaccacagaagttcagcaagatctgtttggtgttccagaaaacgtctctctagcccactgtgttgcccaagacctcgagatgactaaaggaatctcgtccgtattcaatagaaagttcggccgcctggacgagttaagaaatcaacaacctaaaattggaagagtactgagattggaagatggtcctcgatctttgctgtatatggtgaccaggaagtcttatacggacacgccaagctacgagaacatatggcgtgctctaactaatttgaagaaaatcgtgtgtaattatgacatcaaagatttggctttaccaaaaataggccatgcagtagaaaatctggattggaagattgtgagaagcatgcttgaggtggtcttcagagaaactggcgtacgaattactgtgtgttgcatgaacccgaagatgtcggatccttcaaagacagtagactgttatttcttcttgaagggtgtatgcaaagctggagagtcgtgtagattccgccatcctgggccttcatctagagttgctgatcgggacgctcagatcttaagaggggagcagtgtaacgaaagagtttcgaatcggcgcaataaacagtccccggcttgggagaattccaaccgtcggaataacagtagccgtgacgtcacagaagcgacggcgctgtgagtgaagatctccagaatattcattaggccgagggatatgtagacatttcgagaacgggacctattggctatttaagcggagcgcgctgttattagagtttagtcttaagctaaagtgtataagataaattcgtctgtaacttatataaataaagtcgtatataaattacgaaccgctagttttattgtaattagaagtaattacactaatcacgctacattATTATTACGTCTATTACGTCTAAAGTTTAGAAAGTTCTttaattgtaaattgcaagtaagtgttatGCAAGCAAGTGCAAgtaaccaatatcaaattatctTGGCGAtcaaattttgtatgcaccacgtcagtaaagagtctttatcgaactcgtctgttactcgcctcgctcgctacgctctctcttctcgtaatatcagactcgttggATAAAAAATCACTTTACAGACTTGGTACAAAAATAACTATTAAATGGTTTTTTGAGACTGATTTAGACATTTTTCCTTTGGAAATTtccttttactatttttaaagtcATGCCAACATTAATATAAATATAGCCGATTGATGGCGTCAAACAGATCTAGTAGGAGAATGAACTTTTTAGCAAAACCAATTTACAATACAATCTTTGTTTTCGCGTTCATATCGCACGTGAGATCTAggtattacatatattttttttgagtgTTAATTTGAAACACTTTATATTGATCGTGTAACGATAAACTTGAATTCTTGGCAAGCTTTAAGTAAATTTATGCGAGAATCGATAATTTAACAAGGACAAAGACCAAAATAGATAATATTCTGCAATGTCTAATTTTAGATATTGTTTGATTACTTATAGAATTCTTTCATATTCCATGTAAACAAAGATGCTAAAAcatatatatacagtgcattcataaagtgtggaaacggtctattatcttatgacttaattattttcagagttaaagctctgacaggtcgatttttatttttaaattatgattttttgacgtatagtacataatagtgacgtcatcaatttgggcgtgatgacattatcgatgatgtttttaaatgggaataggggtcgtatggtcgctcatttgaaaggcgattaaattctctattcggtaatataaacattaacatcattatttatacaaggtggccaaaaaataatttttgaattaaaataatttaagcaaaaagaagaatgtatgtaaattatttaactccaaatacattttactgatgccacataatataaaaaaatgtttatttcataaataaacatggctttttgcttaaattaaatgtcaaacagccacacacctgcctcttggcagtttgaacatttaatttaagcgaaaagcaatgtttatctgtcaaataaacatttttttctcttttctgacagcagtaaaatgtattttaagttaaataaattacatattatattcttttttttgcggcaattaatttaattcaaaaattacttttttggccacccggtataaatatttatgttaatgtttatattactgaatagagaattgaatcacctttcaaattagctaccacacgacccctattccaatttaaaaaaatcatcgatgacgccaTCACGCcaaaatcgatgacgtcactattatgggatatacgtcaaaaaatcataatttaaaaataaaaatcgacctgtcagagcttttactccgaaaataattaagtcatgagataatagaccatTTCCACATtttatgaatgcactgtataATTCCAATATTATATTTGAGTTCAtagttatttttatcaaaaatgtaCGCAGTGAGCCTAAATaaacagggtgtaacaaaaaggcaagccataaattaaagtcataaataaattaaatcagatactctgggaccaaaaatagttcgactgaacgtaacttaccttagtacaaatatgcacataaaaaaagttacagccctttgaagttacaaaatgaaaatcgattttcttgaatatatcgaaaactattaaagattttttattgaaaatggatatgtcgtattcttatggcaggaatatctaaaaaaaaaagaaatatagtaaaatttgtgcaccccctaaaaaatttatggggttttgttcccttaaacctcccaaacttttgtgtacgtgccaatttaattattgttgtggtaccattagttaaattcaatattttcaaaacttttttgcctctttctattttttcgataaggcagtttttatcgagatgctgcgtcttttttaatatgtttacataaaaaatttatgggggttttgtgcctttaaaccccccaaatgtttgtgtacgttccaattaagctattactgccgtaccattagttaaacagagtgtttttaaaacttttttgcctctttgtagtttttcgataaggaaccttttatcgagatgtggcttcctTTTTAACATGGTTcacaatatacctaaaaatgtaaatcataaataaattttcatattattactaagtctccataaACGTACTTAACCATGtccaaatatgtggtggatttgacaaatattcaaaatatctcgataaaaactgacttttcgaaaaagtactaggaggcaaaaaatgttttaaaacattgtgtttaacgaatggtactacaataataattaaattggaacgtacacaaaagttcggggtggtttaaaggaacacaacccccataaaatttttaaggagTGTCCAAGTTTTACTATAATCTTTGCTTAAGCTACTACTGCCACAAGAATGCCACagatccattttcaataaaaaatctgtaatagttttcgatatattgaaaaaaatcgattttcattttgtaacttcaaagggttgtaactttttttatgtgcacatttgtactaaggtaagttaggttcaatcgaactatttttggtcccagaatatgtgattaaatttatgacctgtatttttgttaatAGACCATCGAAATCGACATtcgtatatcgaaaactgttagagattttttattgaaaatgaacatgtaaccatcttatggcaggaacatcttaaaaaataacagtgaaatttgtgtgGGTTTTGTTTCTTTcccttgtaaataaaaaaaataataattcgaACATACAcaaaattttgtgttgatttaagggaacaaaacctccataacaTTTTCACATTTCCGTGGTCGAAGCTACGGAAATGGATGCCATCAGAAGATCGATGAGAATatcaagagccaaaagaataagGAATAGAGTTAATAAAACAACAAATGGGTATAGAGGGCACTATAGTTGAGGATATTGAGAGAAAAGAGCTCATATGGTATGAGCATGTGAGCCGAATGGGTGATGAAAGATTGCCTAAAAAAACTATGATGTAGTAACCCCCAGAGAAGAAAAAACAAGGAAGACCACCACAAAGCTGGAATCTGGGAGTTAGGATAGCGATTAGCACTCGACTCTAAATGAAGAAATAACTCAGGACAGAATACAGTGGCATTTGGGAGTCGGACAACGTCTTAAGACGATGTAAAACTgaatatatacataaatatacagTAGATGCACAAATAGATACAAGTAAATTAATGAACCCACATATAATACAACGCCTGCCAGATGAAATCAATAATTGATTAATGTATGCTAAGACCAAATTCTACAAAATACTGAAGCAGTAATACTGAAGCAAAAATAaaagtcaaaaagaaattctgacaccaaccagatacaaaatGTTTAGATTTAATGAAGAAAGACATCAACTATCAACATAGAAACAAAGATAACCAGATGTACAAAAAAgtgtataaacaaataaaatacaaaatgaaGCAAACGAAAGAAGAAGAACGATTAAAAGAACAATTccgcagaaataaaaaaatctctaaaacaTACAAGaatgctaaagattgcagtgaatacagaacaatatcattaataataaGTAatgttctcaaattattcttgaaaataatacatggtggtatgaataaaaaaaactttaagaTAAGAAGGCATAGAAAATCACAAataacaaatatacaaacaaacacATATTTGGGAGATGTACCGACACCGACCGATAGAAAGGTTTAATAAATACCTGGTAATTGATTTCAGAAAATATGActaaacaacagaaataagggctAGGATAGAAATAGAAAGAAATGCAGTTGTAAAtgtgaaaacaattctctgcaattAAGATTAGAACTCTGAGTAATAGCTGTGAAAGGTTAGGTGttttcgatactacaatatggacttgaaagctggataCTGGAATAAGAACACATAAGAAAGCTGCAGCCATTTGAAATGTCGTGTTACAGCACCacaatagcatggacacagaggaaaaggAACACGGAAATGTTGCCAGGgatgggcaaagaatacgaaataataaacacaataaaaataagaaaattgaAATATCTGGGACCTTTATGAGTGGGCAGCAATATGAAATGTAAAAGATTGATAATACATGGAAATATAAAAGAGGAAGGAGTGTGGGAAGAAGGACAGTATCATggtagaaaaaattaaagaacctccaagacctccaaaagctaatgaacaagatagttgagtatggagaataAAATGGATTGTCAATAAAcgtcaagaaaactaaatttatgaggatgaAATATACCCAAAATAATTATGAAAGCCTGACAGTTCACGgcaaaactttagaacaagttgaaaactacaaccatcttggcacaataatgaatcacacaaacgattactccaaataaatcaaagttcgaatagagaaagcacgaacaaacttcaataaaattagAAAGGTACTTTgcgcaagagaactgaaattagacttgagagttaggctggcaaggtgttataattcctcgactctgctttacgggatagaagcatgggcACTTATCGCGTCGACtgctaaaaagttggaagcatttgaactgtgggtctATAGAAGAAACCTAAAGATATCATGAAtcgagcatgtaacaaacaacgaagtcatgacaagagtcaacaaaagaatggaaatattggaaaccatcaataCACGAAAGCTGAAATACCTGGGGCATGATATGCGTAATTAgggatacaacatacttcaattaattatacaaaggaaaatccagggcaagagaagtgtaggaaggagaagaagCTGATGGTtgagggaatggttcgaatgcacatcaatcgaactattcagagcagcagcatctaagatcagaatagaaatgatgattgccaacttctgtcgcggagatggcacgtaaagaagaagaagtttattaAATAGAACTGAAAATAATTTTCGCCTTCAATATAAAATTTAGTtgtaataatgtttaaattgcaAAGTCTGTATTGACGTTAGCGCTTTTTATTACAAAGTAATAATATCCTGTTTTAGATCAAATGTAAGCAAATAAACGCAAACATAAAAATAGTAAACAAGCAGTACATTAACCTAGATATTGCAAAAAAACTATGCGATAAGACGGGTAAGAAGTCTAGAAAAGAACAATGAATTGTAATATTTTCAGCGTATGACAGCAGTTTATAAAACTACGagtatataattaattattgtaGAGTTACTTTATTAAAGTGCAGAAAAACAATTTTGCACTGCCGGCGTAATAAGAAATGAGTTAACGTAAAAGCACCGTATACCGTCCGGTCTCCCAATTCCGTCCGACAAAGAAATTGCGCTCTATACCTCAGAGTTTCGTCGCAATCAGACGGCCGAGTAGAATTTTTGATAGGTTATATCCCCACTCATTCTACTTTTAGCACGCAGACATTTTACGTTTACTGTTGTCAGTGCGATTCAGTTCATTGCAAGTGCATGTCTTGTTTTAAGCTATACTGATTCCAAAAAAACATAAAGGTAAGGAATACttattttccatattttataGATACTACGtttaacagttatgtttttacttatttattagaatctttcatatttatttattgtaaatatacatatatttttgtaatttttttcgaaCAATAGATTTTATTACCGAAATTAAAGTGGACGGAATAGGGTAATGCAGAATATCAAGGGGTTCTTGATACCGTCCTAGCGGACGGTATTAGGGATTAACTCCTTCAGTTTCAAACGCTTTGTAAATATAAGTCTTAGTTAAATAATATAATCCGACATATTTTAACCATAATATATATTTTGCTCCGTTTAAAAACCTAAATACGACCTATTATAGGTACAACtcattttaagaaaattagtgtcaACTATTAAGTGAATtcgaaaattcaatttaaaatttaaccCAAGAATGATGCATTTATTACCTATTCTAGATTTAATGTGTAAGTTTGGTTtagtttttatttgtaaaaaatgtttatgGTAGTTCTTCCTCTCAGTTTGTATTATCAAGTATGATAAAAATGACTATCTAATTAGTAAAACTCATTTAAAGGAATTGGACGGACACAGGAACCTTCTGTCCTATATCCGTCCATGGTGGACGGACAGAGCTACCTCAAACTCCTGTTACCGACCccataaaataaaaactaataaaatatttttttttcagttttttattatctgcAACTATGGTATACAAAAAGCGGATGAAGTATCCCCGAGAGAATATCCAAAAAGCTATAGAAGATATTAATTTGAAACGTTTAAGTATTCGACAAGCCTCCAAAATATACAATGTGCCTAAAAGTACTTTGTTAGATACTATGAAAGAAAAGTACAAAACTCCGGGCAATATTGGAGGGCCAACAGTTTTGTCCAGTTCCGAAGAAGACTTGATTATAAAATGGATAATCGAAATGGGTAACGTGGGATTCCCGGTAACAAGATCTCAACTTGTTGATTCTGTTTCAAAACTAATTCAAAATTTGAAACGaaaaaccccatttaaaaattacatacctgGTAAAAAATGGTACAATGGTTTTCTCGCTCGTCATCCAGAAATTTCAAAACGTGTTCCACAATCACTATCTTCTTGTAGAGCCGCAGTTACGGAACAAAATATAAGAAATTGGTTTACCCAAGTTCGGGATTATAtgacaaaaatgaattttttacaCATTCTTGAAAACCCCAAGAGAATATTCAATTGTGATGAAAGTGGTTTCTATTTATCCCCTCAAGAAAAACAAGTGTTGGTTAGAAAAGGTGCAAAAAAGGTATACAGTCGCATAGCTAATGACGAAAAAGAATGTCTTACAGTTTTGCTAACTGTTGGAGCTGATGGTTCTGTACCTCCGCCATTAGTTTTGTATCCCTACAAACGGTATGTGTCAGCTGCAATAATAACGAACATGCCAAACCAGTGGGGAGTTGGGCACTCTGAATCTGGTTGGATGACAAGTGAGACATTTTATGAATACGTTACAAATGTATTTTTTCCCTGGTTGGAAAAGAACAGTGTTCCACTCCCAGTGATATTGTTTCTGGATGGACACTCTTCCCACATCAATCTGCCTATTACTGAATTCTGCAAAGAAAAAGGTATTATTTTAACAGCATTTTACCCCAACGCAACTCACCGATTACAGCCGTTAGATGTTGGTGTTTTTTATCCCATTAAAAATAACTGGCGAAAAGATGTTCGATCTTGGCGTATGGAGAATAACGGAAGAAAACTTCAACGGGCTGAGTTTGCAAAACTCTTAGACAAAACTTTGAAGGCTACAGTCTGTACATCGATAATAAAAAGTGCATTTGAATCATGTGGACTCTTTCCGTTTAACGAAAATCGCATTGATTATTCAAAATTAATAAAACCAATAGAACAAAAAGATTCTGATGATAAAATAACTGAATCAACATCCACTACAACTGTTAATGTTTATGATTCTAAACTACTTCGAGAGGTAGAGATACGTTTAAAGCCAGAGGTTGTTAACCGTTTTAGGATTGCTGAATCAGCGGCCCAACTAGAAGAAAAATATGTAGCATTGTATGATTTCTGGAAGAGTCTTCATCCACAAAATGTCGATCATGATAAAACTTTGGAAAACAATTTGCCAATTAATGCTGCTAACGAGACCATTGTTGACATacacttcgatgaaaacttttGGTTTTGCAATAATGATACAATTGAAGCTACAGTCAAAGCAGATGGAGCATTGGTCTTAATTCCTTCACAGAATAGCAATTCTAGTTCGCCAAAACCTGGTCCATCAGCATCCAAGAACAATGATTGTGAGAATATAGACTATTATTTAGCAGTAAGTTCACCCCAAGAAAAAACACCACCTAAGAACAAAATAGTAAACACAACTCCTTGTAATAGCCCATTAAAAGATGATTCAATAGGTATAGTTTATTCTGATCAAAAAAGACAAGTACAAAATCAAGAAAAAACCCCACTTAAGCAAATTACAACAACATCAGAGAATAATAGTAAATATCCAACACCTTTCAAAAAAGCACTATTTTGGCCGGAAAGTTCtgcaaagaaaaaaaataatagcaCAGAAGACACCAAGGAAAGGAAAAAACCAAAGATTTATCCTACAGTAGCTATAAGTGATGAATTTATGGAACATCAACGAAGActcaaaaaagaaaaagaggaaaaagaaaatgagaaatGTGAACGAATCCGAAAGAGGAAAGCAAAAACAGAGAttcaacaagcaaaaaagaaaaaGTGTCCTCCAAAACACACACCAGGCATAGATACTGGTAATAATAATAcggaaaacataaataaaaagaatatagaaatatattcAAAGGACGATTTTGTGTTGGTTCAGTACGACAGTGAATATTTCCCTGGTGTAGTTCTGGAACGAAGCAATGATACTTTGAGAGTTAAAAGTATGACTATGAATGGAAAGTACTGGAAATGGCCAGATAGAGATGacattttaaattatgactttgaTGATGTAGTTTGTAAGATTGCGAGACCTTCACTCATAAATAAACGCGGCGCCTATGAAGTTCCAGAAAttgaaaacctaaaaaaatgaagtcttttttttttattatttaattcatttgcagtCATTAAGTTCGTTTCAAAACTTTGTACttaaataaaacttatttttaaattatttgttttgttttttggccatttttttgcaaatttatttaaaaattattcataaTGGGTTTTTTTTGTCATAACTAAATAAATAGGACGGATAACGGTACTCTTGTGGACGGAATTGGGAAAAAATCATTAATGTGGACGGAAAACGGCTATTTGCGAAATTTTTGCATTTGGTTTCTTTAATAAGCAATTTTGTTGAAATGACTActgttattattataaatttggcTCTAGTAAGAATTAATAATGCATAATAGCTTATAGACAGAATTACTTTAAATTTCAATGATTCGGAATTGATCTTTCAAACAATTTTATATATACCACTTATAACCGGTCGGAATTCGGTGCTCTTACGTTATCTTccttaagaggctacatcagcgagTCATCAAgacggaaaacgcgttccaatattgcagatttaattttgaatatttcatcgagttatttggcatacacatacatAATATGGTAAAAATGGCGGTACAAAGcacaatttgagaaatatgttagtacatATATGTGGAagttactctataattaaataaaatattacaaaaacgagtctgtatcgccattaagaagatcaaaaaaatacactttcttcaaattaTCCTTTTTATTCTATTTATCCTAGATTTTGAGTCACATGGGAACTACtaaaatcgattatctataatAATAAGAATCGAATTTAACTGACTGatttggcaacatttagcgcgcctatgagtacatatatattattaatCATAATATTGTGTTTTCCAATGCctatgcaatcaattttaaattttcaacaaaTCCCACGACTAGTTGAGGTTTTTataaaacatatctattttttctaGACCTGTGCCTCATAacaccaaataaaaattttttttacaaaaatgcgcataactttttttggagataGCTGAAactctatttatttttattttgtgtattttatcaaacacaatatttcaaatttttttcaaattttttccgTTCACTACCTCCTTCCTTCAAAATTTCGAAAAACtgtttttatggggtttttggggattttctcgattatttaaaacaagaataaaaaaccgctaaacgccgtaaaaatgagtggcgcacacaatattccagctacaaaagatctgatatgaatctTAAAGACGGGTCTCCACCAAAGGAAAATTGGCAACTTTCGTGTTGTCAACATGCGTTGGTGACAAAAGTTTCCGAAATATGTTCATGTTGCCAACAAAAATTGCAAACAAATGTTAAGAACCTTGTTTCTCTTTTTGGCGGTAACATCAAAGGAATGCGCGTGTTGTCGACATTTTAACGGCTTTGTGGGGACGGTCGCTCAGTTGGAAACATAAGTTGTAAACAGAAACATGTCTGTAGTAATAACGTGGACAAATGAACTTATTGATATCTTAATTGATTTATATCACACCCAAAGTGTACTATGGAATCCAAAAGacgtaaattataaaaataaaaataagaaaaaggaTGCCTGGAAAACCATCAGTGATGTGATGGGGCTACACGAACTTGAAATAcaaaggaaaataaaaaatttgacgGCACAGTTTTTCAGagagaagaagaaattaaaagaagaaaataaatcgGGTTCAGCTACTTCTGATACCACAAAGTGGTTTGCGTACCAACGACTTCtatttttatcagacaaaaatGAACCTAAGTTATGCCTTGAAAAGGGATTAAATGAAAAACATGTAAGTATGCaacaatattgtatttattttacgATTTATAAGCTATGAATAACTACGATTGAAAGAGGATCATAACGTATCATATTCTAGTAATTTAGCAGTTAGTAGAAAGTTAGTTAACttctaacttaaaaaaaataaaataacttcataaaattaatattattaatgcattaattaatttTCTTGCTGTTTGTTTCGTTACTTTATATAATTTGTTAATAGTCATTTTGCCAAGGAATGTTCCCTTGTTCGGTCATAAAAAACTCTGCAAA
Proteins encoded in this window:
- the LOC126890388 gene encoding uncharacterized protein LOC126890388, encoding MVYKKRMKYPRENIQKAIEDINLKRLSIRQASKIYNVPKSTLLDTMKEKYKTPGNIGGPTVLSSSEEDLIIKWIIEMGNVGFPVTRSQLVDSVSKLIQNLKRKTPFKNYIPGKKWYNGFLARHPEISKRVPQSLSSCRAAVTEQNIRNWFTQVRDYMTKMNFLHILENPKRIFNCDESGFYLSPQEKQVLVRKGAKKVYSRIANDEKECLTVLLTVGADGSVPPPLVLYPYKRYVSAAIITNMPNQWGVGHSESGWMTSETFYEYVTNVFFPWLEKNSVPLPVILFLDGHSSHINLPITEFCKEKGIILTAFYPNATHRLQPLDVGVFYPIKNNWRKDVRSWRMENNGRKLQRAEFAKLLDKTLKATVCTSIIKSAFESCGLFPFNENRIDYSKLIKPIEQKDSDDKITESTSTTTVNVYDSKLLREVEIRLKPEVVNRFRIAESAAQLEEKYVALYDFWKSLHPQNVDHDKTLENNLPINAANETIVDIHFDENFWFCNNDTIEATVKADGALVLIPSQNSNSSSPKPGPSASKNNDCENIDYYLAVSSPQEKTPPKNKIVNTTPCNSPLKDDSIGIVYSDQKRQVQNQEKTPLKQITTTSENNSKYPTPFKKALFWPESSAKKKNNSTEDTKERKKPKIYPTVAISDEFMEHQRRLKKEKEEKENEKCERIRKRKAKTEIQQAKKKKCPPKHTPGIDTGNNNTENINKKNIEIYSKDDFVLVQYDSEYFPGVVLERSNDTLRVKSMTMNGKYWKWPDRDDILNYDFDDVVCKIARPSLINKRGAYEVPEIENLKK